One window of Nymphaea colorata isolate Beijing-Zhang1983 chromosome 1, ASM883128v2, whole genome shotgun sequence genomic DNA carries:
- the LOC116262234 gene encoding uncharacterized protein LOC116262234, producing MAYRFSALAVICLALTASVSALAPAATPASAPAHAASQNKSSDSSAATPSAAPSATPKAAAPTASSPANSSAAAPTASSTANSSAATPAPSATTPAPSSSPTANSPAKSPATSPSASTPATSPTASTPASSPSSTSAAPAPGPASDDVTPSDDDGASPAGTPISSPPSPPESNLGPSSAVSPAPESDKIASGAAAVKIQAATLVVMAVAAAWFL from the coding sequence ATGGCATACCGGTTCTCCGCCCTCGCCGTCATCTGCCTAGCTCTGACGGCCTCCGTCTCCGCTTTGGCTCCGGCTGCCACCCCTGCCTCCGCCCCGGCCCATGCCGCTTCACAGAATAAAAGCTCTGACTCCTCGGCAGCCACTCCCTCCGCTGCTCCGAGCGCCACCCCTAAGGCCGCTGCTCCTACTGCTTCCAGCCCGGCTAATTCTTCTGCAGCTGCTCCTACTGCTTCCAGCACGGCTAATTCTTCTGCCGCCACTCCTGCACCTTCCGCCACTACCCCTGCACCTTCTTCCTCCCCTACCGCAAACTCTCCTGCCAAGTCCCCGGCAACTTCACCTTCCGCCTCCACCCCCGCCACCTCCCCCACCGCCTCCACACCTGCGAGCTCCCCATCGTCCACCTCTGCCGCACCTGCACCCGGACCGGCTTCCGACGATGTAACACCTTCCGACGACGATGGTGCATCACCTGCTGGAACGCCGATCAGCAGCCCACCCAGCCCCCCAGAATCAAACCTGGGGCCGTCATCGGCAGTCTCACCAGCTCCAGAGAGTGACAAAATCGCCAGCGGCGCTGCGGCAGTTAAGATCCAGGCCGCCACCTTGGTCGTCATGGCCGTCGCCGCCGCCTGGTTCCTGTGA